Proteins encoded in a region of the Shewanella polaris genome:
- the rfbG gene encoding CDP-glucose 4,6-dehydratase, translated as MNPNFWKGKKVFMTGHTGFKGSWLSLWLQEMGAVVKGYALAAPTTPSLFEEANVAEEMVSEEGDIRDFLHLRESIQNFKPEIVFHMAAQPLVRQSYDDPIETYSTNVMGTVYLLEAIRQVGCVKAVVNITSDKCYENREWVWGYREDEAMGGYDPYSNSKGCAELVASSYRQSFFNADKYHLHGCALASVRAGNVIGGGDWAADRLIPDMLQAFSAKKTVEIRSPHAIRPWQHVLEPLSGYITVAEHLFEHGPEFAQGWNFGPRDEDAQPVQWLVEKLAQQWGGNASWYLSDGEHPHEAHYLKLDCSKAKMKLNWQPIWGLEETLDRIVKWQKAWLAGENIKQHTIFEIREYIAARVGK; from the coding sequence ATGAATCCAAATTTTTGGAAAGGTAAAAAGGTCTTTATGACTGGTCATACTGGCTTTAAAGGTAGTTGGCTTTCGTTGTGGTTACAGGAAATGGGCGCAGTAGTTAAAGGATACGCATTAGCAGCGCCGACAACACCAAGCTTATTTGAAGAAGCTAATGTTGCAGAGGAAATGGTATCTGAAGAAGGTGATATTCGTGATTTTTTACACCTTAGAGAAAGCATTCAAAACTTTAAACCTGAAATCGTTTTCCATATGGCAGCCCAGCCATTGGTGCGCCAATCCTATGATGACCCAATAGAAACGTATTCTACTAACGTAATGGGTACCGTTTACTTACTAGAAGCGATTAGACAAGTTGGTTGTGTTAAGGCTGTTGTTAATATAACCAGCGATAAATGCTACGAAAACAGAGAGTGGGTTTGGGGTTACCGTGAAGACGAAGCTATGGGCGGATATGATCCATACAGTAACAGCAAAGGCTGTGCCGAATTAGTCGCATCATCATATAGACAATCATTTTTTAATGCAGACAAATATCATCTTCATGGTTGTGCCCTTGCATCCGTTCGAGCAGGTAATGTAATCGGTGGTGGTGATTGGGCGGCAGACCGACTTATTCCTGATATGTTACAAGCTTTTTCCGCAAAAAAAACGGTAGAAATACGTAGTCCACATGCTATTCGCCCTTGGCAGCATGTACTAGAACCGTTATCTGGATATATCACTGTGGCTGAACATTTATTTGAGCACGGCCCTGAATTTGCTCAGGGATGGAATTTTGGCCCAAGAGATGAAGATGCCCAACCTGTTCAGTGGCTTGTTGAAAAGTTAGCTCAACAATGGGGTGGAAATGCCAGTTGGTATTTATCTGATGGTGAACATCCTCATGAAGCGCATTACCTAAAATTGGATTGTTCCAAAGCCAAAATGAAATTGAATTGGCAACCAATATGGGGACTTGAAGAAACTTTAGATCGTATTGTTAAGTGGCAGAAAGCCTGGCTTGCCGGCGAAAATATAAAACAACATACAATTTTTGAAATTAGAGAATACATTGCAGCAAGAGTGGGAAAATAA
- the rfbF gene encoding glucose-1-phosphate cytidylyltransferase yields the protein MKAVILAGGLGTRLSEETSLKPKPMVDIGGKPILWHIMKMYSAHGINDFIICCGYKGYVIKEYFANYFLHMSDVTFDMNENEMKVHHKRAEPWTVTLVDTGDDSMTGGRLGRVGDYLKDEKEFCFTYGDGVSDVNITKSIAFHRSHGKKATLTATFPPGRFGALDITAGKVNSFQEKPRGDGAMINGGFFVLSPEVLKLIDGDSCTWEQEPLKALAEDNELMAFEHHGFWQPMDTLRDKVHLENLWDSGKAPWKIWE from the coding sequence ATGAAAGCAGTTATTTTAGCCGGAGGCTTAGGGACACGCTTAAGTGAAGAAACCTCATTAAAGCCCAAACCAATGGTTGATATTGGTGGCAAACCCATTCTGTGGCACATCATGAAAATGTATTCAGCACATGGTATTAATGATTTCATTATCTGCTGTGGTTATAAGGGGTACGTTATCAAAGAGTACTTTGCCAATTACTTTTTGCATATGTCAGATGTCACCTTTGATATGAACGAAAACGAAATGAAAGTTCATCATAAACGAGCTGAACCATGGACTGTGACTTTAGTTGATACTGGTGATGACTCCATGACAGGTGGGCGTTTAGGTCGTGTTGGTGATTATCTAAAAGATGAAAAAGAATTCTGTTTTACATATGGTGATGGTGTTTCAGATGTAAACATTACTAAAAGTATTGCTTTTCATCGAAGTCATGGAAAAAAAGCAACTTTAACAGCAACATTCCCACCAGGACGTTTTGGTGCATTAGACATTACAGCTGGGAAAGTTAATAGTTTTCAAGAGAAGCCCCGTGGTGACGGAGCTATGATAAATGGTGGTTTCTTCGTCTTATCTCCTGAAGTGCTGAAACTTATTGATGGTGATAGTTGCACTTGGGAACAAGAACCTTTGAAGGCATTAGCTGAAGATAACGAATTAATGGCCTTTGAGCATCATGGTTTTTGGCAACCAATGGATACATTGCGTGATAAAGTTCATCTAGAAAATCTTTGGGATTCCGGCAAAGCACCTTGGAAAATTTGGGAGTAA